Proteins from a single region of bacterium:
- the lolA gene encoding outer membrane lipoprotein chaperone LolA — MPFAAVLAAVLVLVGSGGARADELRTALDRLQQRYDATKTMKADFKQVVESPSLAGTLESKGTVAFEKPNRMRWDYAAPDPQLIVGDGTTLWVYQPDLKQVIKAPLTRAFQSSTPVTFLAGLGSLERDFEAKLEKDEGKEWLLRLTPRKQEQGLGTLFLAVRKSDASVAEARITDPVGTTTRILFSDEERNVALAADLFRFIPPDGVDVVAPPSY, encoded by the coding sequence ATGCCATTCGCCGCCGTCCTCGCCGCCGTGCTCGTTCTGGTCGGGAGTGGGGGCGCGCGGGCGGACGAGCTGCGCACGGCGCTCGATCGTCTGCAGCAGCGCTACGACGCTACGAAGACGATGAAGGCCGACTTCAAGCAGGTCGTCGAGTCGCCGTCGCTTGCCGGGACGCTCGAGTCGAAGGGCACCGTCGCCTTCGAGAAGCCGAACCGCATGCGCTGGGACTACGCGGCGCCCGACCCGCAGCTGATCGTCGGCGACGGCACCACGCTGTGGGTCTACCAGCCCGACCTGAAGCAGGTCATCAAGGCGCCGCTGACGCGCGCGTTCCAGTCGAGCACCCCGGTGACGTTCCTCGCCGGCCTCGGCAGCCTCGAGCGCGACTTCGAGGCGAAGCTCGAGAAGGACGAGGGCAAGGAGTGGCTGCTGCGCCTGACGCCGCGCAAGCAGGAGCAGGGGCTCGGCACGCTCTTCCTCGCAGTGCGCAAGTCGGATGCGAGCGTCGCCGAGGCGCGCATCACCGACCCGGTCGGCACGACGACGCGCATCCTCTTCTCCGACGAGGAGCGCAACGTCGCGCTGGCGGCCGATCTCTTCCGCTTCATCCCGCCGGACGGGGTTGACGTGGTGGCGCCCCCCTCCTATTGA
- a CDS encoding 7-carboxy-7-deazaguanine synthase QueE — translation MSELFVSFQGEGVHAGRRQLFVRFGGCPLRCRWCDTPASLKPTSHCRVLGADGVHVRANPLDVEALAGEVAALRALAPPLHAIAVTGGEPLVQADFLAAWLGRGRHGLPVLLETAGILPERLARVLPHVAIVSLDLKCPSNTGERARWDEHDACLRLAAEAGRDVYVKMPVDETTRPEEVEIGARLVAAVDPTVPLFLTPITAPDGRLEIRPEGLERLHALASRCHPDVRVLPQLHKLLGVL, via the coding sequence GTGTCCGAGCTGTTCGTCTCGTTCCAGGGCGAGGGTGTGCACGCCGGGCGCCGTCAGCTGTTCGTGCGCTTCGGCGGCTGCCCGCTCCGCTGCCGCTGGTGCGACACGCCGGCGAGCCTCAAGCCCACCAGCCATTGCCGCGTCCTCGGCGCCGACGGCGTCCACGTGCGCGCGAACCCGCTCGACGTCGAAGCGCTCGCGGGCGAGGTCGCGGCGCTGCGCGCGCTCGCCCCGCCGCTGCACGCGATCGCCGTCACCGGCGGCGAGCCGCTGGTCCAGGCCGACTTCCTCGCGGCGTGGCTCGGCCGTGGCAGGCACGGCCTGCCGGTGCTGCTCGAAACCGCGGGCATCCTGCCGGAGCGGCTCGCCCGGGTGCTGCCGCACGTCGCCATCGTGAGCCTCGACCTCAAGTGCCCGAGCAACACCGGCGAGCGTGCGCGCTGGGACGAGCACGATGCCTGCCTCCGCCTCGCGGCCGAGGCGGGGCGCGACGTCTACGTGAAGATGCCGGTCGACGAGACCACGCGGCCCGAGGAGGTGGAGATCGGCGCGCGGCTCGTGGCCGCCGTCGACCCGACCGTGCCGCTCTTCCTCACCCCGATCACCGCGCCCGACGGCCGGCTCGAGATCCGACCGGAAGGCCTCGAGCGCCTGCACGCCCTCGCCAGCCGATGCCATCCCGACGTTCGCGTCCTGCCGCAGCTGCACAAGCTCCTCGGCGTCCTGTGA
- a CDS encoding MFS transporter, producing the protein MSTAAVPPDAPPAAAAALPPLYTRDFWVACAVHFTGAMSLAMFILVPLFIREVGGGEATIGLVLGVGTAASVALRPLVGLLLDRVGRRPVLLVGGLLNMLSYLPFLGVERVGPWLYLWCTLHAVVWGALFAAYFTYAADLTPAARRAEGIAVFGVAGMSANGLGPVLGETIIAESGFATFFLVASGFALLSLLLTPLVPKRPRVLSAAAAVAPSAKGALLRAARHPGLPVVLVATMLLGVAINAAFFFVAPYTRDLGIARSGAFFSAYAATSVVVRLFGRRILDVLGPHRVSIPAFAVFALGLAGLALLPAPGLLVLCGVACGAGHGTLFPVLNALAITRAPAHLQGTVVSLHTAALDLGAVVGTPLCGLVAEVLGWRAMFVLMGVASLAGLVCMATDPRRRRVAAV; encoded by the coding sequence GTGTCGACCGCCGCCGTGCCGCCCGACGCGCCGCCGGCGGCTGCCGCGGCGCTGCCGCCCCTCTACACGCGCGACTTCTGGGTCGCCTGCGCGGTCCACTTCACCGGGGCGATGAGCCTCGCGATGTTCATCCTCGTCCCGCTGTTCATCCGCGAGGTCGGGGGCGGCGAGGCGACCATCGGCCTCGTGCTCGGCGTCGGCACCGCGGCGAGCGTCGCGCTGCGGCCGCTGGTGGGGCTCCTGCTCGACCGCGTCGGGCGGCGGCCGGTGCTGCTCGTGGGCGGGCTGCTCAACATGCTCTCGTACCTGCCGTTCCTCGGCGTCGAGCGCGTGGGCCCGTGGCTCTACCTCTGGTGCACGCTGCACGCCGTCGTGTGGGGCGCGCTGTTCGCGGCGTACTTCACCTACGCGGCGGATCTGACGCCGGCGGCGCGGCGTGCGGAGGGCATCGCGGTGTTCGGCGTCGCCGGCATGTCGGCGAACGGCCTCGGGCCGGTACTCGGCGAGACCATCATCGCCGAGTCGGGCTTCGCGACCTTCTTTCTCGTCGCCTCGGGCTTCGCCCTGCTGTCGCTCCTGCTGACGCCGCTCGTGCCGAAGCGGCCCCGCGTCCTCTCGGCCGCCGCGGCGGTGGCGCCGAGCGCGAAGGGCGCGCTCCTGCGCGCCGCACGCCACCCCGGGCTGCCGGTCGTGCTGGTGGCGACGATGCTCCTCGGCGTCGCCATCAACGCCGCGTTCTTCTTCGTCGCGCCCTACACGCGCGATCTCGGCATCGCGCGCAGCGGCGCCTTCTTCAGCGCCTATGCGGCGACGAGCGTCGTCGTCCGCCTGTTCGGCCGGCGCATCCTCGACGTGCTCGGTCCGCATCGCGTCTCGATCCCGGCGTTCGCCGTGTTCGCGCTCGGGCTCGCCGGGCTCGCGCTCCTGCCCGCACCCGGGCTCCTCGTCCTGTGCGGCGTCGCCTGCGGGGCAGGGCACGGAACGCTCTTCCCGGTGCTGAACGCGCTGGCGATCACGCGCGCGCCGGCCCACCTGCAGGGCACGGTCGTGAGCCTCCACACCGCCGCGCTCGACCTCGGCGCCGTGGTCGGAACCCCGCTGTGCGGCCTCGTCGCCGAGGTGCTCGGGTGGCGGGCGATGTTCGTGCTGATGGGCGTCGCGAGCCTCGCCGGGCTCGTGTGCATGGCGACGGATCCGCGTCGCCGGCGGGTCGCGGCGGTTTGA
- a CDS encoding ribonuclease J, with product MSVIPPLRVIPLGGLGEIGLNFLILELGETAIAIDCGVTFPDEQRFGVDLAIPDLSYLRTLGERFKAIFLTHGHEDHIGALPYVLPEFPVPVYGTPLTLGFVRSRLREHELSATLATFADEPIRVGDFAVTPFAMTHSIPDSVGLAIRTPHGTVVHTGDFKIDQTPLDGRLPDLGRLSELGQEGVLLLMSDSTNVETAGVTPSERTVGTHLEPIFREAMGRIVLTTFSSHLHRMQQTIDLSIRFGRKVALIGRSLTAHVATARELGLLTVPEGVIVDLGVVRDLPREQVTVISAGSQAEAASALMRIAMDAHKQFHLDAGDTVILSSRIIPGNERAIANLVNHLYRRGAIVHYGRTAPIHVSGHASQEELKLVLNLVRPRHFVPVHGEFRHLVRHQQLGRQVGVPPDGCHLLENGDVLELDAAGARRAERVTVGRVFVDGKGVGEVGDVVLRDRRHLSEDGFVLAILALAQHSGDVIAGPDLISRGVLADDASPEVMEAAKDAVLGALAGVNPESRTDTAEVQEEVRRALRRYFKRLDRRPVILPFVLEM from the coding sequence CTCCTACCTGCGCACGCTCGGCGAGCGCTTCAAGGCGATCTTCCTCACCCACGGGCACGAGGACCACATCGGCGCGCTGCCGTACGTGCTGCCCGAGTTCCCGGTGCCGGTGTACGGCACGCCGCTGACGCTCGGCTTCGTGCGCAGCCGCCTGCGCGAGCACGAGCTCTCGGCGACGCTCGCCACCTTCGCCGACGAGCCGATCCGGGTCGGCGACTTCGCGGTCACCCCGTTCGCGATGACGCACTCGATCCCCGACAGCGTCGGCCTCGCCATCCGCACGCCGCACGGGACGGTCGTCCACACCGGCGACTTCAAGATCGACCAGACGCCGCTCGACGGCCGCCTGCCCGACCTCGGGCGGCTGTCCGAGCTGGGGCAGGAGGGCGTGCTGCTGCTCATGTCGGACTCGACGAACGTCGAGACCGCCGGCGTGACGCCCTCGGAGCGCACCGTCGGCACGCACCTCGAGCCGATCTTCCGCGAGGCGATGGGGCGCATCGTGCTGACGACGTTCTCGTCGCACCTGCACCGCATGCAGCAGACGATCGACCTCTCGATCCGCTTCGGGCGCAAGGTGGCGCTGATCGGCCGCAGCCTCACGGCGCACGTGGCGACGGCGCGCGAGCTGGGCCTCCTCACCGTCCCCGAGGGCGTGATCGTCGACCTCGGCGTGGTGCGCGACCTGCCGCGCGAGCAGGTGACGGTGATCTCGGCCGGCAGTCAGGCCGAGGCGGCGTCGGCGCTGATGCGCATCGCGATGGACGCGCACAAGCAGTTCCATCTCGACGCCGGCGACACGGTGATCCTCTCGTCGCGCATCATCCCCGGCAACGAGCGCGCGATCGCGAACCTCGTGAACCATCTGTATCGCCGCGGCGCGATCGTCCACTACGGGCGCACGGCGCCGATCCACGTCTCGGGGCACGCGTCGCAGGAGGAGCTGAAGCTCGTGCTGAACCTCGTGCGGCCGCGACACTTCGTGCCCGTGCACGGCGAGTTCCGGCACCTCGTCCGCCACCAGCAGCTCGGACGCCAGGTCGGCGTACCGCCCGACGGCTGCCATCTGCTCGAGAACGGCGACGTCCTCGAGCTCGACGCCGCGGGCGCGCGGCGGGCGGAGCGCGTGACCGTCGGCCGCGTCTTCGTCGACGGCAAGGGCGTCGGCGAGGTCGGCGACGTCGTCCTGCGCGACCGCCGCCACCTCTCCGAGGACGGCTTCGTGCTCGCGATCCTGGCGCTGGCGCAGCACTCGGGCGACGTCATCGCCGGGCCCGACCTGATCTCCCGCGGCGTCCTCGCCGACGACGCCAGCCCGGAGGTGATGGAGGCGGCGAAGGACGCCGTGCTCGGCGCGCTCGCCGGGGTGAATCCCGAGTCGCGCACCGACACGGCCGAGGTCCAGGAGGAGGTGCGGCGCGCACTCCGGCGATATTTCAAGCGCTTGGACCGCCGCCCGGTGATTTTGCCCTTCGTGCTCGAGATGTAG
- a CDS encoding YIP1 family protein translates to MSHDAPEIPPPGSSFPDTWRRVMTDPRGFFADMPQAGGLAEPLTFLAAVAAVNAAGRFLICWCLGGAVWTFIATIALGFVVATLLTLVAQHLFDGRGGFEPTFRAVAYGFAPAVFFWVPRLGILAALYALFLQVRGTERVHTLDAVPAVLSVLIAAAATVLVAAGLGGRGLL, encoded by the coding sequence ATGTCGCACGACGCTCCCGAGATCCCGCCCCCTGGCTCCAGCTTCCCCGACACGTGGCGACGCGTGATGACCGACCCGCGCGGCTTCTTCGCCGACATGCCGCAGGCCGGCGGCCTCGCCGAGCCGCTGACCTTCCTCGCCGCCGTGGCCGCCGTGAACGCCGCGGGCCGTTTCCTGATCTGCTGGTGCCTCGGCGGAGCGGTGTGGACGTTCATCGCCACCATCGCCCTCGGCTTCGTCGTCGCGACGCTGCTGACGCTGGTCGCGCAGCATCTGTTCGACGGGCGCGGCGGCTTCGAGCCGACGTTCCGCGCCGTCGCCTACGGCTTCGCGCCGGCCGTCTTCTTCTGGGTGCCGCGGCTCGGGATCCTCGCCGCGCTCTACGCGCTCTTCCTCCAGGTGCGCGGCACGGAGCGTGTACACACGCTCGACGCGGTCCCGGCGGTGCTGAGCGTCCTGATCGCCGCCGCAGCGACCGTGCTCGTCGCGGCCGGTCTCGGCGGCCGCGGGCTGCTCTGA
- a CDS encoding DNA translocase FtsK 4TM domain-containing protein, translated as MAAKRSAQPQLSPARHLVREAEAITGGAVALFLFLSLISYVPEAPRDNLGGAVGHAIADVALRALGAAAYLFPVYLGCVTVALLRRSSDDLGGVRMAGAGLLVGSVAALGGLVAGGRPSVNGGGWLGGFLGTALRDLVGLPGAGLVLVVLIVVALVLATGMSAIEMGEKLWGLASTGGRSLGEALAGGLARLREYRAAAPQPALVEKPRARPARRGGPIPLTQVVEDDAPRRVIAPPPIIREPEPKPVKKEKAKRVQEQEELFAADTYRLPPLALLDLPQKGTAPIDETALHTSARILENKLADFGVAGKVVAVRPGPVITTFEFEPEPGVRVARIVNLADDLTMALRAASVRILAPIPGKPVVGVEVSNPKRETVFIREVMQAEPYASSESRLTLGLGKDTTGNVYAHDLARMPHLLIAGATGTGKSVSMNAMILSILYKASPRDCRMIMIDPKMLELSVYEHIPHLLVPVVTNPKKSAAALNNMVREMEDRYRLLHDKGVRNLDSYNRLIAQEQEAAAARAAEAEAEDEEEEVDDEDPELEGADDEEEEDDEEEAAAPQASGRGEGTLNHRHLPRIVVIIDELGDLMLTVGHEIEESITRLAQKARAAGIHLILATQRPSVDVITGLIKANFPSRISFKVTSGTNSRTILDCVGAERLLGEGDMLFIPPGTARMVRLHGAFVSDEEVHKVVDYIKRQEQPRYEMELLEGEEEEEEGGAPEEDFDDALYDQAVHQVTEHRQASISWLQRRLRIGYNRAARMIERMEREGVVSAPLGPKGREVIARRIED; from the coding sequence ATGGCGGCGAAGCGTTCCGCGCAGCCGCAGCTCAGCCCCGCCCGCCATCTCGTGCGCGAGGCCGAGGCGATCACCGGCGGTGCCGTCGCGCTGTTCCTCTTCCTGAGCCTGATCTCGTACGTGCCGGAGGCGCCGCGCGACAATCTCGGCGGCGCGGTCGGGCACGCGATCGCCGACGTCGCGCTGCGCGCGCTCGGTGCGGCCGCGTATCTGTTCCCCGTCTATCTCGGCTGCGTCACGGTGGCGCTGCTGCGCCGCTCGAGCGACGACCTGGGCGGCGTGCGCATGGCCGGGGCGGGCCTGCTCGTCGGCAGCGTCGCGGCGCTGGGCGGGCTGGTCGCCGGCGGGCGTCCGAGCGTCAACGGGGGCGGGTGGCTCGGCGGCTTCCTCGGCACTGCGCTGCGCGACCTGGTCGGCCTGCCGGGCGCCGGGCTCGTGCTCGTCGTGCTGATCGTCGTCGCGCTCGTGCTCGCGACCGGCATGTCGGCGATCGAGATGGGCGAGAAGCTCTGGGGCCTCGCCAGCACGGGCGGGCGCTCGCTCGGCGAAGCGCTGGCGGGTGGCCTGGCGCGCCTGCGCGAGTACCGCGCGGCGGCGCCGCAGCCCGCGCTGGTCGAAAAGCCACGTGCGCGCCCGGCACGCCGGGGCGGCCCGATCCCGCTCACGCAGGTGGTCGAGGACGACGCCCCCCGGCGCGTGATCGCGCCGCCGCCGATCATCCGCGAGCCCGAGCCGAAGCCGGTGAAGAAGGAGAAGGCGAAGCGCGTCCAGGAGCAGGAGGAGCTGTTCGCCGCCGACACCTACCGCCTGCCGCCGCTGGCGCTGCTCGACCTGCCGCAGAAGGGCACCGCGCCGATCGACGAGACGGCGCTGCACACGAGCGCGCGCATCCTCGAGAACAAGCTCGCCGACTTCGGCGTCGCCGGCAAGGTCGTCGCGGTGCGGCCCGGCCCGGTCATCACCACCTTCGAGTTCGAGCCCGAGCCGGGCGTGCGCGTGGCGCGCATCGTCAACCTGGCCGACGACCTCACCATGGCGCTGCGCGCGGCGTCGGTGCGCATCCTGGCGCCGATCCCGGGCAAGCCCGTCGTCGGCGTCGAGGTCTCGAACCCGAAGCGCGAGACCGTCTTCATCCGCGAGGTCATGCAGGCCGAGCCCTACGCCTCGTCGGAGTCGCGGCTGACGCTGGGCCTCGGCAAGGACACCACCGGCAACGTCTACGCGCACGACCTCGCGCGCATGCCGCACCTCCTCATCGCGGGCGCCACCGGCACCGGCAAGTCGGTGTCGATGAACGCGATGATCCTCTCGATCCTCTACAAGGCGTCGCCGCGCGACTGCCGCATGATCATGATCGACCCGAAGATGCTGGAGCTCTCGGTCTACGAGCACATCCCGCATCTCCTCGTGCCGGTCGTGACCAATCCGAAGAAGTCCGCCGCCGCGCTGAACAACATGGTGCGCGAGATGGAGGACCGCTACCGCCTCCTGCACGACAAGGGCGTGCGCAACCTCGACAGCTACAACCGCCTGATCGCCCAGGAGCAGGAGGCGGCCGCCGCGCGCGCCGCCGAGGCCGAGGCGGAGGACGAGGAGGAGGAGGTCGACGACGAGGATCCGGAGCTCGAGGGCGCGGACGACGAGGAGGAAGAGGACGACGAGGAGGAGGCCGCGGCGCCGCAGGCCTCGGGCCGCGGCGAGGGCACGCTGAACCACCGCCACCTGCCGCGCATCGTCGTCATCATCGACGAGCTGGGCGATCTCATGCTGACGGTCGGCCACGAGATCGAGGAGTCGATCACCCGCCTGGCGCAGAAGGCGCGCGCCGCCGGCATCCACCTGATCCTCGCCACGCAGCGCCCGTCGGTCGACGTCATCACCGGCCTCATCAAGGCGAACTTCCCGTCGCGCATCTCGTTCAAGGTGACGTCGGGCACCAACTCGCGCACCATCCTCGACTGCGTCGGTGCCGAGCGCCTCCTCGGCGAGGGCGACATGCTCTTCATCCCGCCCGGCACCGCGCGCATGGTGCGTCTGCACGGCGCCTTCGTCTCCGACGAAGAGGTCCACAAGGTCGTCGACTACATCAAGCGCCAGGAGCAGCCGCGCTACGAGATGGAGCTGCTCGAGGGCGAGGAGGAAGAGGAGGAGGGCGGCGCGCCGGAGGAGGACTTCGACGACGCCCTCTACGACCAGGCGGTGCACCAGGTCACCGAGCACCGCCAGGCGTCGATCTCCTGGCTCCAGCGCCGCCTGCGCATCGGCTACAACCGCGCCGCCCGCATGATCGAGCGCATGGAGCGCGAAGGCGTGGTCTCGGCGCCCCTCGGGCCGAAGGGCCGCGAGGTCATCGCTCGCCGCATCGAGGACTGA
- a CDS encoding undecaprenyl-diphosphate phosphatase: MISVGEACLLGAVQGLTEFLPVSSDGHLALTQQFLTPMPADQKLAIDVALHAGTLVALIIYFWADLWGMARELLEPRRSGWLRSWVWLVGVGTIPAAIVGLTLRDFVADTYDSLWVIGGGFLVTGTLVFLGSCVRGALRSEETLDRRDAIMIGVFQVSALLPGVSRSGSTIAAALFRRIRPDVAARFSFLLGIPAIAGAVVLEGPKALALGPEAYTPLAAGILVALITGLVAIWLVMRAVASGRLHWFAYYTWTLGVAVLLGAALS; this comes from the coding sequence ATGATCTCGGTGGGCGAAGCGTGTCTGCTCGGCGCGGTGCAGGGGCTGACGGAGTTCCTGCCGGTGTCGAGCGACGGGCACCTGGCGCTGACGCAGCAGTTCCTGACGCCGATGCCGGCGGACCAGAAGCTGGCCATCGACGTCGCCCTGCACGCCGGCACGCTGGTCGCGCTCATCATCTACTTCTGGGCCGACCTGTGGGGCATGGCGCGCGAGCTGCTCGAGCCGCGGCGGAGCGGCTGGCTGCGCAGCTGGGTGTGGTTGGTCGGCGTCGGCACGATCCCCGCCGCGATCGTGGGTCTCACGCTGCGCGATTTCGTCGCCGACACCTATGACTCGCTGTGGGTGATCGGCGGCGGCTTCCTGGTGACGGGGACGCTCGTCTTCCTCGGCAGCTGCGTGCGCGGCGCGCTCCGCAGCGAGGAGACGCTCGATCGCAGGGACGCGATCATGATCGGCGTCTTCCAGGTCTCGGCCCTGCTGCCCGGCGTCTCGCGCTCCGGCTCGACGATCGCGGCGGCGCTCTTCCGGCGTATCCGCCCCGACGTCGCGGCGCGCTTCTCCTTCCTGCTGGGGATCCCGGCGATCGCCGGCGCCGTCGTGCTCGAGGGGCCGAAGGCGCTGGCGCTCGGGCCCGAGGCCTACACGCCGCTCGCCGCCGGCATCCTGGTCGCGCTGATCACGGGCCTCGTGGCCATCTGGCTGGTGATGCGTGCGGTGGCCAGCGGCCGACTCCACTGGTTCGCCTACTACACCTGGACGCTCGGCGTGGCCGTGCTCCTCGGTGCGGCGTTGTCCTGA
- the rimO gene encoding 30S ribosomal protein S12 methylthiotransferase RimO produces the protein MADPRRVHVLTLGCPKNQVDAELMLGVLARRGHELVADPDGADVLVVNTCAFIGPAKEESIDAILEAARTKAAREGRRLVVTGCLAQRYADDLVQEMPEVDAFVGTGDLTRIADAVEQGAADAQVVYRGAQHELPLHGVSPRVRTGAWWTSYLKVSEGCDHTCSFCIIPKIRGRHESRPMEDVVAEAASLAADGVLELNLIAQDLTAYGRDRRDGTTLARLLHALAMRVPSVRWLRLLYAYPSSVTDELLEVMAREPAICRYLDMPLQHISDDVLRAMRRERSGAALRRLIARIREAVPGIALRSSFIVGFPGETERCVDELCAFLEEAELDRVGVFRYSQEENTHAATLPGQVPEKRKKARWERVMATQAGVAARKARAQVGCEIDVLVESEGPNGTAIGRTTTQAPEIDGVIRVRGDAAPGDLVRVRITGADTYDLEGEICARDVDRPRVSP, from the coding sequence ATGGCCGACCCGCGTCGCGTCCACGTCCTCACCCTGGGGTGCCCGAAGAACCAGGTCGACGCCGAGCTGATGCTGGGCGTCCTTGCACGCCGCGGCCACGAGCTCGTCGCCGATCCCGACGGCGCCGACGTGCTGGTCGTGAACACCTGCGCCTTCATCGGCCCCGCGAAGGAGGAGTCGATCGACGCCATCCTCGAGGCGGCGCGTACCAAGGCCGCGCGCGAGGGACGGCGGCTCGTCGTCACCGGCTGCCTCGCGCAGCGCTACGCCGACGATCTCGTGCAGGAGATGCCCGAGGTCGACGCCTTCGTGGGTACCGGCGACCTCACGCGCATCGCCGACGCGGTGGAGCAGGGAGCGGCGGACGCACAGGTCGTCTACCGCGGGGCCCAGCACGAGCTGCCGCTGCACGGGGTCTCCCCGCGTGTGCGCACCGGGGCGTGGTGGACGTCGTACCTGAAGGTCTCCGAGGGCTGCGACCACACCTGCAGCTTCTGCATCATCCCCAAGATCCGCGGGCGGCACGAGAGCCGGCCGATGGAGGACGTCGTCGCCGAGGCCGCGTCGCTGGCCGCCGACGGCGTGCTCGAGCTGAACCTGATCGCCCAGGACCTGACCGCCTACGGCCGCGACCGCCGCGACGGCACGACGTTGGCGCGCCTGCTGCACGCACTCGCCATGCGGGTTCCGTCGGTGCGCTGGCTGCGCCTGCTCTACGCGTATCCGTCCTCGGTCACCGACGAGCTGCTCGAGGTGATGGCGCGCGAGCCTGCGATCTGCCGCTACCTCGACATGCCGCTCCAGCACATCAGCGACGACGTCCTGCGGGCGATGCGGCGGGAGCGCAGCGGGGCGGCGCTGCGGCGTCTGATCGCGCGCATCCGCGAGGCGGTGCCGGGAATCGCGCTGCGCTCGTCCTTCATCGTCGGCTTTCCGGGCGAGACCGAGCGCTGCGTCGACGAGCTGTGCGCCTTCCTCGAGGAGGCCGAGCTCGATCGGGTGGGGGTGTTCCGCTACTCGCAGGAGGAGAACACGCACGCGGCCACGCTCCCCGGTCAGGTCCCCGAGAAGCGCAAGAAGGCGCGCTGGGAGCGCGTCATGGCCACGCAGGCGGGGGTCGCAGCGCGCAAGGCACGCGCGCAGGTCGGGTGCGAAATCGACGTCCTCGTCGAGAGCGAGGGCCCGAACGGTACGGCAATCGGGCGAACGACCACGCAGGCGCCGGAGATCGACGGCGTCATTCGCGTCCGCGGGGACGCGGCTCCCGGCGATCTCGTGCGTGTGCGCATCACGGGCGCGGACACGTACGATCTGGAGGGCGAGATATGCGCCCGCGACGTTGACAGGCCTCGGGTCTCCCCATAG
- a CDS encoding TraR/DksA family transcriptional regulator, which translates to MTMRKAFLKKARETLETTRTNLLRHVQHDLHGIRDASKDEGMDTYDLASDARDKEINLILGDRDREKVAAIDEALSRIEDGSYGVCENCESDISEARLEALPFTRLCINCQAEREREAKMNRRFEEDRSFRRLGMGDSDDSDG; encoded by the coding sequence ATGACGATGCGCAAGGCGTTTCTGAAGAAAGCTCGCGAGACCCTCGAAACCACGCGCACGAATCTCCTCCGGCACGTGCAGCACGATCTCCACGGCATCCGCGACGCCAGCAAGGACGAGGGAATGGACACCTACGACCTCGCCAGCGACGCGCGCGACAAGGAGATCAATCTGATCCTCGGCGACCGCGACCGCGAGAAGGTCGCGGCGATCGACGAGGCGCTCAGCCGCATCGAAGACGGTAGCTACGGCGTCTGCGAGAACTGCGAGAGCGACATCTCCGAAGCCCGCCTCGAGGCCCTGCCGTTCACGCGCCTGTGCATCAACTGCCAGGCCGAGCGGGAGCGCGAGGCCAAGATGAACCGGCGCTTCGAGGAAGACCGCAGCTTCCGTCGCCTCGGCATGGGCGACTCGGACGACAGCGACGGATGA
- a CDS encoding YajQ family cyclic di-GMP-binding protein, with product MPSFDVVCKLDLQEVDNAVNQTLREVGQRFDFKGAKVDVRREESTIHVHSDDDFKVKALGDVLREKLAKRGVPLKGLDAKPIEPGPAGTAKQRIDLQQGIATDKAREIVKLIKERKLKVQAAIQGDQVRVTGKKRDDLQTVIQLLREQDLDIAMQFVNFRD from the coding sequence ATGCCCTCCTTCGACGTCGTCTGCAAGCTCGACCTCCAGGAGGTCGACAACGCCGTGAACCAGACCCTGCGCGAGGTCGGGCAGCGGTTCGATTTCAAGGGGGCGAAGGTCGACGTGCGGCGCGAGGAGTCGACGATCCACGTGCACTCGGACGACGACTTCAAGGTGAAGGCCCTCGGCGACGTCCTGCGCGAGAAGCTCGCCAAGCGCGGCGTCCCGCTGAAGGGGCTCGACGCGAAGCCGATCGAGCCCGGTCCCGCCGGTACGGCCAAGCAGCGCATCGACCTCCAGCAGGGCATCGCCACCGACAAGGCGCGCGAGATCGTGAAGCTCATCAAGGAGCGCAAGCTGAAGGTCCAGGCGGCGATCCAGGGCGATCAGGTGCGCGTCACCGGCAAGAAGCGCGACGATCTCCAGACCGTCATCCAGCTGCTGCGCGAGCAGGACCTCGACATCGCGATGCAGTTCGTGAACTTCCGGGACTGA